Proteins encoded in a region of the Vicia villosa cultivar HV-30 ecotype Madison, WI linkage group LG5, Vvil1.0, whole genome shotgun sequence genome:
- the LOC131606856 gene encoding uncharacterized protein LOC131606856 isoform X2, giving the protein MVYQGTQLPPPNSDDSVNGGGNCDVVSSRIRLSDGRYLAYREMGVAKDKAKHSIVVVHGFGSSKDMNFPASQELIDELGVYILHYDRAGYGQSDPNPKRTLKSEALDIEELADQLQIGSKFYVIGVSMGSHATWSCLNYIPNRLAGVVMIAPTINYEWPSLPKSLVKDDYRRKLIKIAMWLARYSPRLLHWWVTQTWLPSNSVIEKNPAFFNKRDIEILERIPGFPMLTKDMLRHQVVFDTLRGDWMIAFGKWEFDPMKLSNPFPDKNRTPVHIWQGYEDKVVPSQIQRFISEKLPWIQYHEVIDGGHLIVHYSGLGEAILKALLLGEEDTSYKPRSSISVS; this is encoded by the exons ATGGTTTATCAAGGAACTCAACTTCCTCCACCAAACAGTGATGATTCTGTTAATGGTGGTGGGAATTGTGATGTGGTTTCATCAAGGATTAGGCTTAGTGATGGAAGGTACCTTGCTTATAGAGAAATGGGTGTTGCAAAGGACAAAGCTAAGCATAGTATTGTTGTTGTTCATGGATTTGGAAGCTCTAAAGATATGAACTTTCCAGCATCCCAG GAACTAATAGATGAACTAGGAGTATATATTCTGCATTATGATCGAGCTGGTTATGGACAAAGTGATCCAAACCCGAAACGCACACTGAAAAGTGAAGCACTTGACATTGAAGAACTTGCTGATCAGTTACAAATAGGATCAAAGTTTTATGTGATTGGAGTTTCAATGGGATCGCATGCTACTTGGAGTTGTCTCAACTATATCCCTAACAG GCTAGCTGGTGTGGTGATGATAGCACCAACCATCAACTATGAATGGCCTTCCCTTCCAAAGAGTCTTGTAAAGGATGATTATAGAAGGAAACTTATCAAGATAGCTATGTGGCTTGCAAGGTATTCCCCTCGACTGTTACACTGGTGGGTGACTCAAACATGGCTCCCTTCCAATTCTGTCATAGAGAAAAACCCAGCATTCTTCAACAAAAGAGATATTGAAATTTTAGAGAGAATTCCCGGGTTTCCGATGCTTACTAAG GATATGCTGAGGCACCAAGTTGTTTTTGACACTCTAAGGGGTGATTGGATGATTGCCTTTGGAAAGTGGGAATTCGATCCAATGAAGCTTAGTAATCCATTCCCTGACAAAAACCGAACTCCGGTTCACATTTGGCAAGGCTATGAAGACAAAGTAGTTCCCTCTCaaattcaaagattcatttcagAAAAGCTACCATGGATACAATATCATGAAGTTATAGACGGTGGCCATTTGATTGTACATTATAGTGGCTTAGGTGAGGCAATTTTGAAGGCACTGTTACTTGGAGAAGAAGATACTTCATATAAACCTAGATCATCAATATCTGTATCTTGA
- the LOC131606856 gene encoding uncharacterized protein LOC131606856 isoform X1 translates to MVSKAAIVLFIGLLGMVYQGTQLPPPNSDDSVNGGGNCDVVSSRIRLSDGRYLAYREMGVAKDKAKHSIVVVHGFGSSKDMNFPASQELIDELGVYILHYDRAGYGQSDPNPKRTLKSEALDIEELADQLQIGSKFYVIGVSMGSHATWSCLNYIPNRLAGVVMIAPTINYEWPSLPKSLVKDDYRRKLIKIAMWLARYSPRLLHWWVTQTWLPSNSVIEKNPAFFNKRDIEILERIPGFPMLTKDMLRHQVVFDTLRGDWMIAFGKWEFDPMKLSNPFPDKNRTPVHIWQGYEDKVVPSQIQRFISEKLPWIQYHEVIDGGHLIVHYSGLGEAILKALLLGEEDTSYKPRSSISVS, encoded by the exons ATGGTTTCAAAAGCAGCTATAGTGTTGTTCATAGGTTTATTGGGAATGGTTTATCAAGGAACTCAACTTCCTCCACCAAACAGTGATGATTCTGTTAATGGTGGTGGGAATTGTGATGTGGTTTCATCAAGGATTAGGCTTAGTGATGGAAGGTACCTTGCTTATAGAGAAATGGGTGTTGCAAAGGACAAAGCTAAGCATAGTATTGTTGTTGTTCATGGATTTGGAAGCTCTAAAGATATGAACTTTCCAGCATCCCAG GAACTAATAGATGAACTAGGAGTATATATTCTGCATTATGATCGAGCTGGTTATGGACAAAGTGATCCAAACCCGAAACGCACACTGAAAAGTGAAGCACTTGACATTGAAGAACTTGCTGATCAGTTACAAATAGGATCAAAGTTTTATGTGATTGGAGTTTCAATGGGATCGCATGCTACTTGGAGTTGTCTCAACTATATCCCTAACAG GCTAGCTGGTGTGGTGATGATAGCACCAACCATCAACTATGAATGGCCTTCCCTTCCAAAGAGTCTTGTAAAGGATGATTATAGAAGGAAACTTATCAAGATAGCTATGTGGCTTGCAAGGTATTCCCCTCGACTGTTACACTGGTGGGTGACTCAAACATGGCTCCCTTCCAATTCTGTCATAGAGAAAAACCCAGCATTCTTCAACAAAAGAGATATTGAAATTTTAGAGAGAATTCCCGGGTTTCCGATGCTTACTAAG GATATGCTGAGGCACCAAGTTGTTTTTGACACTCTAAGGGGTGATTGGATGATTGCCTTTGGAAAGTGGGAATTCGATCCAATGAAGCTTAGTAATCCATTCCCTGACAAAAACCGAACTCCGGTTCACATTTGGCAAGGCTATGAAGACAAAGTAGTTCCCTCTCaaattcaaagattcatttcagAAAAGCTACCATGGATACAATATCATGAAGTTATAGACGGTGGCCATTTGATTGTACATTATAGTGGCTTAGGTGAGGCAATTTTGAAGGCACTGTTACTTGGAGAAGAAGATACTTCATATAAACCTAGATCATCAATATCTGTATCTTGA